A segment of the Agarivorans albus genome:
TTGTCGCCAATATACCGTCATGGCCAACAGCGGCATTGTTAACAAGAGCGTAAGGGCGGCCAAATTGTTTAACGATATCCCGGCATAATTGTGGGATATTCGCTAAGTCAGCTAAATCGCACTGTAGCCAGTCTAGCTGTTGAGAGTAGAGATTAGCTAGCTCGATGAACCCATCACTATGTTTACGTGATAAGCCAAGCACCTTGTAGCCTTGCTTCAGTAAAGACTCACAAATAGCCAAACCAAGGCCTTGACTAGCGCCACTTACCACTACTAATTTACTATTATTCATTTCGTTTTACTTTACCTGTCAATGCTATATCAATGCTGTCTAGCCACCTGAAAAACATCGGTATTTGATAGCGTTGTAAGCTCCGATTACAGTGTTCAAGTATGTGCTGTTGAGCTAGTTTGGGATCTTTCTCTGTGCACACAATATCTGCAGCAACCAATTGCCCCATAATTGGATTTGACTTGGGGTAAACCCTTGCATGAAGCACCAGAGGGCTTTGATGTAATACGTCTTCGATATATTCGGGATAAACTTTGTTACCACCAACATTTATCAAGCCGCTGCTGCGCCCTTGAAAATAGACTCTACCCTCTTTGACAGCCACTTTATCACCGGTATTAACATACTCGTGTTCGGCGTTAACTTTTAGCAATAAACAATCATCACTATCAATGCTTAACATTGGAAATCGCTTAGCGTTATTAAGCCAAGTTAGAGGAAACCCAGCTTGTCCGTCAGAAACCGCAAAACCCACCCCCAACTCAGAAGCTGCAAAAATATGAGAGACTTTGGCTTTGGGGAATAGACCCGTTATTTGGTCTAACAAACTTTGTTCCGCAATTTCCCCGCCAAGGCTAACAAACTTTGGATGTAAGGAATCAATACCTTCAGCCATCATAAAGCGCCGATAAATTGATGGAGTTGCAGAAATGGCATCCACACCGTTAGTAAGCATAATGTCTAACGATGTTTGCGGATTTGCATTAACGGCATCAACCAGTTTTGCACCGCTTAACAGGCTCTGCAACACAACTTGAATACCAGCAAATCGAGTCGCTTGATAAAGTAGCCCCCAACATAGGTCATTTTGCACCTCTCCGGTAACAACTGCCCTACTTAACTGTTGCAAAGTATGTGCATTCCAGCTCGGTATCCCAGTTGTGCCAGAGCTGGCAAACCACCACTTAGTTTCCTGCGAGTTATCGCTTTGCTTATCTGCATCAATCCTGCGTAACGCTTCCTCAGCATTTACCCCATCTGGTAACAGCAGCAGATGTGCAACGTGACCATCAAAAGCCAGCAACTCGGTGACAAACTGGTGAATATTCTCAAAACTAACCACAGTTTTATCGCGTGCAGGGCGAACTCTTCTTAATTCCTGCGCCGCGTTAATTAAGCTACGAAAACTGACATTTCCATCAAAACCAAGAGCGATGCGATCAGCAAATTCAGTCACTACTTGTTCAAGGTTTTTGTACATTATTTATTGGCGCTTTGCTGATAAATAGATAGAAATTCACCAAAAGTGCGAGGGTAAACCGCCATTTCCATTTCACTAAATGGGTCAAGACCTAGCTCTTCTTCTAATTGAGCAACTAACAATGCAAAACCCAATGAATCTAAACCGCTTTCTAATAACACAGTTTGATTATCAATATTTTCAATTAAGGTACAGCCACAAAGTTGAGCTGCACTCTCGAAACACCCGCGAATACGTTGTTCTAAATTCAAAATTATTCCTTATAAAGTAAAACTAATATACTTTGCAGCTTCGGTAATCTGTTTTGGCAATTTAGCTAACACTCTCTCACGCTGCGCCTGCCACCTTGAAACCGGATACCTAAAATCATGAAGCAAGCAGCTACTCTCGGTTTTGATACCCTCTATATTAGTGCTAGCGTTAAGCTGGTACTCAAATACTTTTCGGAGTTTTAACACTGAGAGATTGGTCGACAATACTTCAGCTTTCAACTGGTCTACAAATTGTTTCTGGTAGTTGGCGCTGTAGTCTAGGGCAGCTACCTCTAACAACAAACCAGAGCCAGGCCAAACATCTGT
Coding sequences within it:
- the pseH gene encoding UDP-4-amino-4,6-dideoxy-N-acetyl-beta-L-altrosamine N-acetyltransferase, whose product is MSKHYPRSTFSPIESSQLELVLGWRNQDRVRNMMRNSELISFENHQAWFAGLSEKKNCDYFIFYQDNRPIGVLNFDIAGPGLLEWGCYLGETDVWPGSGLLLEVAALDYSANYQKQFVDQLKAEVLSTNLSVLKLRKVFEYQLNASTNIEGIKTESSCLLHDFRYPVSRWQAQRERVLAKLPKQITEAAKYISFTL
- a CDS encoding AMP-binding protein produces the protein MYKNLEQVVTEFADRIALGFDGNVSFRSLINAAQELRRVRPARDKTVVSFENIHQFVTELLAFDGHVAHLLLLPDGVNAEEALRRIDADKQSDNSQETKWWFASSGTTGIPSWNAHTLQQLSRAVVTGEVQNDLCWGLLYQATRFAGIQVVLQSLLSGAKLVDAVNANPQTSLDIMLTNGVDAISATPSIYRRFMMAEGIDSLHPKFVSLGGEIAEQSLLDQITGLFPKAKVSHIFAASELGVGFAVSDGQAGFPLTWLNNAKRFPMLSIDSDDCLLLKVNAEHEYVNTGDKVAVKEGRVYFQGRSSGLINVGGNKVYPEYIEDVLHQSPLVLHARVYPKSNPIMGQLVAADIVCTEKDPKLAQQHILEHCNRSLQRYQIPMFFRWLDSIDIALTGKVKRNE
- a CDS encoding acyl carrier protein; its protein translation is MNLEQRIRGCFESAAQLCGCTLIENIDNQTVLLESGLDSLGFALLVAQLEEELGLDPFSEMEMAVYPRTFGEFLSIYQQSANK